In the genome of Leishmania mexicana MHOM/GT/2001/U1103 complete genome, chromosome 16, one region contains:
- a CDS encoding tyrosyl or methionyl-tRNA synthetase-like protein produces MSRCCFAVGKVLEVSRHPESEKLYIEKIDLGAELNTLSNNEPRTILSGLQEFVKEEDFVNRLVLVIANLEPRKIGGIPSAGMVLCASTGEDPHDPASAGQGERKVVLLDIPEGTAVGERVVFEGHDMPYEPVLKKKLAKNFEEVMKDVRSSADGVVCWQGKPFQTSAGVIKASLCNARIS; encoded by the coding sequence atgtcgcgctgctgcttcgcggTCGGCAAGGTGCTGGAGGTGTCGCGCCACCCGGAGAGCGAGAAGCTGTACATCGAGAAGATTGACCTCGGCGCGGAGTTGAACACGCTGAGCAACAACGAACCGCGCACGATCCTCAGTGGATTGCAGGAGTTTGTAAAGGAGGAGGACTTCGTGAACCGCCTCGTGCTCGTGATTGCGAACCTGGAGCCGCGCAAGATTGGGGGCATTCCGTCCGCTGGCATGGTGCTGTGCGCCTCCACCGGCGAGGACCCGCACGACCCCGCGTCGGCTGGTCAGGGGGAGCGcaaggtggtgctgctggacatCCCGGAGGGGACGGCCGTCGGGGAGCGTGTGGTGTTCGAGGGGCACGACATGCCGTACGAGCCGGTGCTGAAGAAAAAGCTTGCCAAGAACTTTGAAGAGGTTATGAAGGatgtgcgcagcagcgccgacggcgtggtGTGCTGGCAGGGGAAGCCTTTCCAGACCTCGGCCGGCGTCATCAAGGCATCCTTGTGCAACGCTCGTATCTCGTAA
- a CDS encoding putative 60S ribosomal protein L39: protein MGRFKPLAVKKKYAKKMNQNKPVPYWIRLRTGNRIKWNEKRRHWRRTKLNY from the coding sequence ATGGGCCGCTTCAAGCCCCTCGCTGTGAAGAAGAAGTACGCGAAGAAAATGAATCAGAACAAGCCGGTGCCGTACTGGAttcgcctgcgcacgggcAACCGCATCAAGTGGAACGAGAAGCGCCGCCACTGGCGCCGCACGAAGCTGAACTACTAG
- a CDS encoding coatomer delta subunit-like protein, which translates to MTVISAGVVSKQGRIVLARQFTDISRVRIEGLLSAFPRLLESSMSKQVTYIDAGTVRYVYQPIEELFLVLVTTTKSNIVEDLATLHLMGRLIPEYVPEGITEASLEAHSFEVFFALDEVVVCGKRENSTVEQIRVYLEMDSYEERMALEEKQRQMAEAKKITAEHARKMRERRMAGGGPTGGVYGGISSDDPNYGGFGSSSAAGGSMSLYTGGGGGMETTYPAPSAAISSHTSAPLKMAAAPRSGMCLGKARKTDISSKIQKEMGITASQAPDAFGGANDPVAMEHNAMELPVSMVPQEAVNITIEEKMSATLQRDGEPTPIDIKGELTVLVADPQQDHIKLMLAPVSDAFTFRAHAKVNKTLFASDQVLTMADGKPFPVQQPVTILRWRLSNSSVTAPINFTCWPESSRITIEYELADPNTRPLQPVRLVIPLYGATLQDVQPSTGTYQAVDGQHVIWTIDVVDSHQNMSGNIEIAADSDHGANGEELFFPIHVALSSQVSIAHVNVTEVVSTQNGNAVDFSQQLRLVSDNVQVL; encoded by the coding sequence ATGACCGTCATCTCTGCCGGCGTTGTAAGCAAGCAGGGCCGCATCGTGCTCGCGCGTCAGTTCACGGACATTAGCCGCGTCCGCATCGAAGGCCTTCTCTCCGCCTTCCCGCGGCTGCTCGAGTCGTCGATGAGCAAGCAAGTCACGTACATCGACGCCGGCACGGTGCGCTACGTCTACCAGCCCATTGAGGAGCTTTTCCTCGTCTTGGTTACGACAACGAAGAGCAACATCGTCGAGGACCTGGCCACGCTGCATCTCATGGGTCGGCTGATTCCCGAGTACGTGCCCGAGGGCATCACGGAGGCCTCGCTGGAAGCTCACTCCTTCGAAGTGTTCTTCGCCCTCGACGAGGTGGTCGTATGCGGGAAGCGCGAGAACAGCACAGTGGAGCAAATTCGCGTGTACCTCGAGATGGACTCGTACGAGGAGCGCATGGCgctcgaggagaagcagcggcaaaTGGCAGAGGCGAAGAAGATTACGGCCGAGCACGCGCGCAAGATGCGCGAGCGGCGCatggctggcggcggcccgACTGGTGGCGTGTACGGCGGCATCAGCTCTGACGACCCAAACTACGGCGGCttcggcagcagctctgccgctggcggcagcaTGAGCCTGtacaccggcggcggtggtggcatgGAGACGACGTACCCGGCGCCTTCGGCGGCGATCAGCTCGCACACATCCGCCCCCCTTAagatggcagcagcgccgcgtagCGGCATGTGTCTTGGCAAGGCACGCAAgaccgacatcagcagcaagATCCAGAAGGAGATGGGCATCACGGCATCGCAGGCGCCTGACGCCTTTGGTGGGGCAAATGACCCGGTGGCGATGGAGCATAACGCGATGGAGCTGCCGGTTTCTATGGTgccgcaggaggcggtgaACATTACCATTGAAGAGAAGATGAGCGCAACGCTGCAGCGTGATGGCGAGCCGACGCCGATAGACATCAAGGGTGAGCTCACCGTCCTCGTGGCGGACCCGCAGCAGGACCACATCAAGCTCATGTTGGCGCCGGTGAGCGACGCCTTCACGTTCCGCGCGCACGCCAAGGTGAACAAGACGCTGTTCGCCAGCGACCAGGTACTCACCATGGCGGACGGCAAGCCGTTtccggtgcagcagccggtCACCATTCTACGATGGCGTCTCTCCAACTCCTCCGTTACCGCTCCGATCAACTTCACGTGCTGGCCGGAGTCAAGCCGCATCACGATCGAGTACGAGCTGGCCGACCCGAACacgcggccgctgcagcccgTGCGCTTGGTCATCCCCCTCTACGGCGCAACCCTGCAAGATGTGCAGCCGTCAACAGGCACGTACCAGGCGGTGGACGGCCAGCACGTGATCTGGACGATCGACGTCGTGGATAGTCACCAAAACATGAGCGGCAATATCGAGATCGCCGCGGACAGCGACCACGGCGCCAACGGTGAGGAGCTCTTCTTCCCAATCCACGTTGCCCTCTCTTCCCAGGTCAGCATCGCGCACGTTAACGTGACAGAGGTGGTGTCGACCCAGAACGGCAACGCGGTGGACTTCAGTCAGCAGTTGCGCTTGGTGAGTGACAATGTGCAGGTGCTCTAA